One genomic region from uncultured Treponema sp. encodes:
- a CDS encoding SAM-dependent methyltransferase — protein MSTSIEKISGAAFLPFPEMDGILRDELKERFSVSMKNAVAYGELLYIPDYNVKNSDGTFKVPYFCRSAMLEPFILKFDSIGEAASELKKIQRSWASCSSTCFRRAALIQEKLPYINFKPKNFPVKLPASEIGLFCLLDKNMMIASAKTSSPLPAGKISFIEDHENPPSRAYLKIQESLSVADSIFGCGLPSASSRCFEAGACPGGWTYVLVNLGAKVFAVDRSELVPSLMKNPLVEFLAHDAFTLKPESLGEFDWVFSDVICYPERLLEWIKMWLESGKTKKMICTIKMQGKADWNLISKFEEIPDSKVVHLNYNKHELTFIHCQKD, from the coding sequence ATGAGCACTTCAATAGAAAAAATTTCAGGCGCGGCGTTTCTTCCTTTTCCAGAAATGGATGGAATTCTAAGAGACGAGCTAAAAGAACGTTTTTCTGTTTCTATGAAAAATGCTGTTGCTTACGGAGAACTTCTTTACATTCCTGACTACAACGTAAAAAATTCTGACGGAACTTTTAAAGTTCCTTACTTTTGCAGAAGCGCGATGCTTGAACCTTTCATTTTGAAATTCGATTCAATTGGAGAAGCCGCCAGCGAACTGAAAAAAATTCAACGTTCCTGGGCTTCTTGCAGTTCAACTTGTTTTAGAAGAGCCGCATTGATTCAAGAAAAACTTCCGTATATAAATTTCAAGCCGAAAAATTTTCCTGTAAAACTTCCTGCATCAGAAATCGGACTTTTTTGCTTGCTTGATAAAAACATGATGATTGCTTCCGCAAAAACTTCCAGTCCGCTTCCTGCCGGAAAAATTTCATTTATAGAAGATCACGAAAATCCTCCGAGCCGCGCGTATTTAAAAATTCAGGAAAGCCTTTCTGTTGCAGACAGCATTTTTGGCTGCGGGCTTCCTTCTGCTTCTTCAAGGTGTTTTGAAGCTGGAGCGTGTCCCGGCGGCTGGACTTATGTTCTTGTGAATTTAGGCGCAAAAGTTTTTGCAGTTGACAGAAGCGAGCTTGTTCCGTCGTTAATGAAAAATCCGCTTGTGGAATTTTTGGCGCATGACGCTTTTACATTGAAGCCTGAATCACTTGGAGAATTCGACTGGGTTTTCAGCGATGTGATTTGCTATCCTGAGCGTCTTCTTGAATGGATAAAAATGTGGCTTGAAAGCGGAAAAACTAAAAAAATGATTTGCACAATAAAAATGCAAGGAAAAGCCGACTGGAATCTGATTTCAAAGTTTGAAGAAATTCCTGACAGCAAAGTTGTGCATTTGAATTACAACAAGCACGAGCTGACTTTTATACACTGCCAGAAAGACTGA
- a CDS encoding PilZ domain-containing protein — protein sequence MKKELRGEERFNEIGRIDCERICALPGVLEDISMSGFSAHFPNPVFVDTEDEYTVFITFSRQDFSRPLEFVCVPKWKKEDESETEIGFKILRSPDSPALASFINSLQESSEENPDLADMIISPEAEFVK from the coding sequence ATGAAAAAGGAGCTCAGAGGGGAAGAGCGTTTTAATGAAATTGGGCGCATTGATTGCGAACGTATCTGCGCCTTGCCCGGAGTCCTTGAAGATATAAGTATGTCTGGATTCAGTGCGCATTTTCCAAATCCTGTCTTTGTAGATACGGAAGATGAGTATACTGTTTTTATAACTTTTTCTCGGCAGGATTTTTCACGTCCGCTTGAATTTGTCTGTGTTCCAAAATGGAAAAAAGAAGACGAAAGTGAAACTGAAATTGGATTTAAAATTTTGCGTTCTCCGGATTCTCCTGCATTGGCTTCTTTTATAAACAGCCTTCAGGAAAGTTCCGAGGAAAATCCTGATCTTGCTGACATGATTATTTCCCCAGAAGCGGAATTTGTAAAATGA